The following are from one region of the Stigmatella ashevillena genome:
- a CDS encoding serine/threonine-protein kinase translates to MATPPPLRALDPAALPEGTGVGAWKVVAFHARGTYGTVYRAVKADKEGAVPVALKLALHPRDERFAREAELLSRLHHPAVPRLLGQGRWKHPAGETYPYLVMEWVEGIALYAWGREHNPSSRQVLQVLAQVARALEETHGVEGVHRDVKGDNVLVRSEGTQAVLTDFGSGHHAGAETLTWAALPPGTLAYRSPEASAFGCRFARHPSAHYAFQPSDDVFALGVSAYRLVTGAYPPPTHPREPEGHVWHPEGGGPRPPSELNPRVEPRLNALILRMLSVRAEERGSAGELARLLEKAAAEGGAPADAPLCPGAPREDVWKPAAERAEAPLTFKPPSHSRTGATLLTLASYLGVALLAGALAWAMARNPPPPLQEHEDAIVIAHASFAGEERDGGTSGLADTALPALVVPPGAPSGWELISLPMPEDPFRNQRRAPHCEAPLEVTLRSGCWIALRDVKPPCGKYGYEWRGGCYLPSYSPQRQPTSGKPRLP, encoded by the coding sequence ATGGCAACGCCGCCGCCCCTGAGGGCACTGGATCCCGCCGCCTTGCCGGAAGGCACGGGGGTCGGCGCGTGGAAGGTGGTGGCCTTTCATGCCCGGGGGACCTACGGCACCGTGTACCGCGCGGTGAAGGCGGACAAGGAGGGCGCGGTGCCCGTGGCCCTCAAGCTGGCCCTCCACCCTCGGGACGAGCGCTTCGCACGCGAGGCGGAGCTGCTGTCGCGCCTTCACCACCCCGCCGTGCCTCGATTGCTCGGCCAGGGGCGATGGAAGCACCCCGCCGGAGAAACCTATCCCTACCTGGTAATGGAATGGGTGGAGGGCATCGCCCTGTACGCGTGGGGCCGCGAGCACAACCCCTCCTCACGTCAGGTGCTCCAGGTGCTGGCGCAGGTGGCCCGGGCGCTGGAGGAGACCCACGGCGTGGAGGGGGTGCACCGCGACGTCAAGGGAGACAACGTGCTCGTGCGGTCCGAGGGAACTCAGGCCGTCCTCACGGACTTCGGCTCCGGGCACCATGCAGGCGCGGAGACACTGACGTGGGCCGCGCTGCCGCCGGGCACCCTCGCCTACCGCAGCCCGGAAGCTTCGGCGTTTGGCTGCCGCTTCGCCCGCCACCCCTCTGCCCACTATGCCTTCCAACCCTCCGATGATGTGTTTGCCTTGGGGGTGAGCGCCTACCGGCTGGTGACGGGCGCGTATCCGCCCCCCACCCACCCGAGAGAGCCCGAAGGCCACGTCTGGCATCCGGAGGGAGGGGGCCCCCGTCCGCCGAGCGAGCTCAATCCCCGCGTCGAGCCCCGCCTGAACGCCCTCATCCTGCGGATGCTGTCGGTCCGCGCCGAGGAGCGTGGCAGCGCGGGCGAACTGGCCCGGCTCCTGGAGAAGGCGGCGGCGGAAGGGGGCGCCCCAGCGGATGCCCCCCTCTGCCCAGGAGCCCCGCGGGAGGACGTCTGGAAACCTGCCGCCGAGAGGGCAGAGGCCCCCCTCACATTCAAGCCGCCCAGCCACTCGCGGACGGGGGCCACGCTGCTGACGCTGGCGAGCTACCTCGGCGTCGCCCTGCTGGCGGGAGCCCTGGCCTGGGCGATGGCCCGGAACCCGCCTCCCCCGCTCCAGGAACACGAGGACGCCATCGTGATCGCCCACGCGTCCTTCGCCGGCGAGGAGCGGGACGGAGGCACTTCGGGCCTCGCCGACACCGCCCTGCCCGCGCTCGTCGTCCCCCCCGGCGCCCCCTCGGGCTGGGAGCTCATCAGCCTGCCCATGCCCGAGGATCCCTTCCGGAATCAGCGCCGGGCCCCCCACTGTGAAGCCCCGCTGGAAGTCACGCTGCGCAGTGGCTGCTGGATTGCCCTGCGGGACGTGAAGCCTCCCTGTGGCAAGTACGGGTACGAATGGCGGGGAGGCTGCTATCTGCCGAGCTACTCCCCCCAGCGGCAGCCCACCTCGGGCAAACCACGGCTGCCGTAA
- a CDS encoding YaiI/YqxD family protein, with amino-acid sequence MKIWVDADACPGPVRDIIVRAAQRLQVPTVFVANKRLNLPRSEFVSSVQVGAGLDVADGHIAAAAQAGDLAITQDIPLAALLVPKAVVVIDPRGELFSEENIAERLSVRNFMQELRDSGVMTGGPGGFSAQDRQQFAAALDRELTRLRKKP; translated from the coding sequence ATGAAGATCTGGGTCGATGCCGATGCATGTCCAGGACCGGTGCGAGACATCATCGTCCGAGCCGCCCAACGCCTTCAGGTCCCCACCGTCTTCGTGGCCAACAAGCGTCTGAACCTGCCTCGCTCGGAGTTCGTCTCCTCGGTGCAGGTGGGGGCGGGGCTCGACGTGGCGGACGGCCACATCGCCGCGGCGGCTCAGGCGGGGGACCTCGCCATCACCCAGGACATTCCCCTCGCCGCGTTGCTCGTTCCCAAAGCGGTCGTGGTGATTGATCCGCGAGGAGAGCTCTTCAGCGAGGAGAACATCGCCGAGCGCCTCTCGGTACGGAACTTCATGCAGGAGCTGCGCGACAGCGGGGTGATGACCGGCGGCCCGGGAGGCTTCTCTGCCCAGGATCGCCAACAGTTCGCCGCCGCCCTGGATCGGGAACTCACCCGCCTGCGCAAGAAGCCGTGA
- a CDS encoding winged helix-turn-helix transcriptional regulator: protein MQGPSEPLCPSIQAALDILGRPWTGFVLVSLQKGPLRYSELATRLPGLGDKTLSARLKELEAKGFVSRRVLPEPPIRVEYALTAKGTAFQSVMEAIHGWGQQFGGDPVPVPAAESKAAAPSLPKRARSQRKTG from the coding sequence ATGCAGGGTCCCTCCGAACCTCTCTGCCCAAGCATCCAGGCGGCGCTCGATATCCTGGGGCGTCCGTGGACGGGGTTCGTGCTGGTGAGTCTCCAGAAGGGCCCCTTGCGCTACAGCGAGCTGGCCACCCGGTTGCCCGGGCTGGGAGACAAGACCTTGTCTGCCCGGCTGAAGGAGCTGGAGGCCAAGGGGTTCGTCTCGCGCCGGGTGTTGCCAGAGCCACCCATCCGCGTGGAGTACGCGCTGACTGCCAAGGGGACGGCCTTCCAGAGCGTGATGGAGGCCATCCACGGATGGGGCCAGCAGTTCGGGGGGGATCCTGTCCCTGTGCCCGCGGCGGAGTCCAAGGCCGCCGCGCCGAGCCTCCCCAAGCGGGCCCGTTCCCAGCGAAAGACGGGTTGA
- a CDS encoding DoxX family protein, which translates to MNNANAKWVSLVGRVLLGVLFVISGFGKLGSWEHTVAYMTSQGLPLANLLLAGAAASEIAGGLSLLLGYRTRWGALLLAALLVPISLSLHAFWAQTGEARQMHLIHFLKNLSIIGGLLAQSIAGPGALSLDARREQRHTGTAPHLPQHA; encoded by the coding sequence GTGAACAACGCGAACGCGAAGTGGGTGTCCCTGGTGGGCCGAGTGCTGCTCGGCGTGCTGTTCGTCATCAGTGGGTTCGGCAAGCTGGGAAGCTGGGAGCACACGGTGGCGTACATGACGAGCCAGGGCCTGCCGCTGGCGAACCTGCTCCTGGCGGGGGCCGCGGCATCGGAGATCGCCGGTGGGCTGTCGCTGCTCTTGGGCTACCGGACGCGGTGGGGGGCGCTGCTGTTGGCCGCCTTGCTGGTGCCCATCTCCCTCTCCCTGCATGCCTTCTGGGCGCAGACGGGAGAGGCCCGCCAGATGCACCTCATCCACTTCCTCAAGAACCTGAGCATCATCGGAGGCCTGCTCGCCCAGTCGATCGCGGGCCCCGGCGCGCTGAGCCTGGATGCCCGGCGGGAGCAGCGGCACACGGGAACGGCCCCCCACCTTCCTCAGCACGCGTGA
- a CDS encoding efflux RND transporter periplasmic adaptor subunit: MAASLLVTIRARRRGLGGGMRRVSRSKRTFWNLASVSSAVALLTLVGCGKKDPAAPGGADGGSAQAKPVPVEVVKLEPGPMRETQDYLGTLISRTSVTVYPQATGYVQSIEVKPGQRVEAGQILIQVDPREGRALLESVQAQRASAQANLELAQRSLQRSEQLVREGLMSRQEYDQAVAQAKAAQASSRAASAQLTAQEVQLGFTHVKAPFEGIVGDIPVKVGDFISPQTALTSVDQSQALEISVALPAQRATAVHPGQTTVEVLGDKNEPVASAAVFFVSPTPNPQTQLVEIKATFKNEAGLLAGQRVPVRVVFDVHDALRLPAYAVARQSGQSFAWVVASGDGGTVAQRRPVTLGDISDNAYEVREGLKSGEQVVVSGLQTLQNGQAIAPKPHEREGVGGGGDAGVGSGTDAGQ; this comes from the coding sequence GTGGCCGCTTCCCTTCTCGTGACGATTCGAGCGCGGCGGCGTGGGTTGGGAGGCGGCATGCGGCGGGTGAGTCGTAGCAAACGGACCTTCTGGAACCTGGCCTCCGTGAGCAGCGCGGTGGCCCTGCTGACGCTGGTGGGGTGCGGCAAGAAGGATCCCGCCGCCCCGGGCGGGGCAGACGGCGGCAGCGCCCAGGCCAAGCCCGTGCCGGTGGAGGTCGTCAAACTGGAACCTGGTCCGATGCGCGAGACCCAGGACTACCTCGGCACGCTCATCTCCCGCACCAGCGTCACCGTGTATCCCCAAGCGACGGGCTACGTGCAGAGCATCGAGGTGAAGCCCGGCCAGCGCGTGGAGGCAGGGCAAATCTTGATCCAGGTCGACCCGCGCGAGGGACGGGCACTGCTCGAGAGCGTCCAGGCCCAACGGGCCTCGGCCCAGGCCAACCTGGAGCTGGCCCAGAGAAGCCTCCAGCGCAGCGAGCAGCTCGTGCGCGAAGGGCTCATGAGCCGCCAGGAGTATGACCAGGCGGTGGCGCAGGCCAAGGCGGCCCAGGCGAGCTCCCGCGCCGCCTCGGCCCAGCTCACGGCCCAGGAGGTGCAATTGGGCTTCACCCACGTGAAGGCCCCCTTCGAGGGCATCGTGGGAGACATCCCGGTGAAGGTGGGCGATTTCATCTCCCCCCAGACGGCGCTCACCAGTGTGGATCAGAGCCAGGCGCTGGAAATCTCCGTGGCGTTGCCTGCCCAACGGGCCACCGCGGTGCATCCGGGGCAGACCACGGTGGAGGTGCTAGGCGACAAGAATGAGCCCGTGGCCTCCGCCGCCGTCTTCTTCGTGTCTCCGACGCCCAACCCGCAAACCCAGTTGGTGGAAATCAAGGCGACCTTCAAGAACGAGGCGGGACTGCTGGCCGGCCAGCGCGTTCCCGTCCGGGTGGTGTTCGACGTGCACGACGCGCTGCGGCTGCCGGCCTATGCGGTGGCGCGGCAGAGCGGGCAGAGCTTCGCCTGGGTGGTGGCCTCGGGCGACGGTGGAACCGTGGCGCAGCGGCGCCCGGTGACGCTGGGGGACATCTCCGACAACGCCTACGAGGTGCGCGAGGGACTGAAGTCTGGCGAGCAGGTGGTGGTGAGCGGCCTGCAAACCCTCCAGAACGGCCAGGCCATCGCGCCCAAACCCCACGAGCGCGAGGGGGTGGGGGGAGGCGGAGACGCGGGCGTGGGAAGCGGCACGGACGCGGGACAGTGA
- a CDS encoding efflux RND transporter permease subunit, with protein MFTDFFIRRPVLATVVSIIIVLVGAISIPSLPVAQYPDLALPQVTVQATYLGASAEVVESAVTTVLERELNGLEGMRYISSSSTNDGTSQITLTFDPSRDVDLAAVDVQNRVSTASARLPAEVNAVGLTINKAQTQLLMTFGLFDPDGRYEREFLSNYADVYIRDSLRRVPGVGDVRIFGERRFAMRLWLDPAKLAAQSLTAQDVVAALREQNFQVAAGQVGQPPSPPDQSYQLSVRVQGRLSEPAEFGNLIIQRGANGDLVRLKDVGSAELGAENYGQLLRFNGRDAVGLGIFQLPEANALDVRDGVVKELERLKARFPPGMRYELATDTTRAVSASIEEVLRTLAEAIALVVLVVFIFLHGWRSVLIVALTLPVSLVGTFAFVSLFGFSLNTLTLFGLTLATGLVVDDAIVVIENVERVMEQERLNAREATERGMRQVASAVVAIALVLSAVFIPVAFFPGTTGAIYRQFALTLAFSIALSALCALTLSPAMCARLLRPNHGTTKWRVFRWVDDGVNALRRGYDWLLRRLLGRLRWVVTGVFVVLLGLTVLLYRMTPTGFIPDEDQGYLIVSVQGPEGTSLEYTRQILLKTEEVMKKQPEVEDLFTIGGFSFQGNGPNYGTLFVSLKPWSEREKEENSVASLVERLRGPLGGIGGARVLPFQPPAIRGVGSVGGFQFILEDQQGERSLEELAAVTQQLTGAANQSEALRGVFSTFTADTPLLDVQVDREKAKSLGISLESLFSTLQVYLGSQYVNDFSFANRVYRVYVQAAVPFRDEPKDIGSFYVRAADGSMVPLDSLVTVKPITSAQTIRHYNMFRSAEINGQQAPGTSTGEGLAAMEEVSSKTLPPGYAYEWTGISLEQKQAGGQVLLIFGLGIVFVFLVLAAQYESYALPMVVILAVPVAILGALGFQNLRGLPNDVFCQVGLVMLVGLASKNAILIVEFAEQLRGEGKSVVDAAVSAAETRLRPILMTSIAFLLGVLPLVLASGAGAAARKSLGTAVFGGMLLSTFINLIFIPVLYVLVETARTRVLKHREHQKPEGPAPAPAPQEA; from the coding sequence ATGTTCACGGACTTCTTCATCCGCAGGCCTGTCCTCGCCACCGTCGTGTCCATCATCATCGTGCTGGTGGGCGCCATCTCCATCCCGTCCCTGCCGGTGGCCCAGTACCCGGACTTGGCCCTGCCGCAGGTGACCGTCCAGGCCACCTACCTGGGCGCCTCCGCCGAGGTGGTGGAGAGCGCGGTGACCACGGTGCTGGAGCGCGAGCTCAACGGCCTGGAGGGCATGCGCTACATCTCCTCCAGCAGCACCAATGACGGTACCAGTCAGATCACCCTCACCTTTGATCCCAGCCGCGATGTGGACCTGGCGGCGGTGGACGTGCAGAACCGGGTGTCCACGGCCTCGGCGCGCCTGCCGGCCGAGGTGAACGCGGTGGGCCTCACCATCAACAAGGCGCAAACGCAGCTGCTGATGACCTTCGGCCTGTTCGACCCGGACGGACGCTATGAGCGCGAGTTCCTGAGCAACTACGCGGACGTTTACATCCGCGACTCGCTGCGACGGGTGCCCGGGGTGGGCGATGTCCGCATCTTCGGTGAGCGGCGCTTCGCCATGCGGCTGTGGCTGGACCCGGCGAAGCTGGCCGCCCAGAGCCTCACCGCCCAGGACGTGGTGGCGGCGCTCCGGGAGCAGAACTTCCAGGTGGCCGCGGGCCAGGTGGGCCAGCCCCCCTCGCCTCCGGATCAATCCTACCAGCTGAGCGTGCGCGTCCAGGGGCGGCTGAGCGAGCCCGCGGAGTTCGGCAACCTCATCATCCAGCGCGGCGCCAACGGCGATCTGGTCCGGCTCAAGGATGTGGGGAGCGCGGAGCTGGGGGCGGAGAACTACGGGCAGCTCTTGCGCTTCAACGGACGGGACGCGGTGGGCCTGGGCATCTTCCAGCTCCCCGAGGCCAACGCCCTGGACGTGCGCGATGGGGTGGTGAAGGAGCTGGAGCGGCTCAAGGCGCGCTTCCCTCCAGGCATGAGGTACGAGCTGGCCACGGACACGACGCGCGCGGTGAGCGCCTCCATCGAAGAGGTGCTGCGCACGCTGGCCGAAGCCATCGCGCTGGTGGTGCTGGTGGTCTTCATCTTCCTGCATGGCTGGCGCAGCGTGCTCATCGTCGCGCTGACGCTGCCGGTGTCCCTGGTGGGCACCTTCGCCTTCGTGTCCCTGTTTGGCTTCTCGCTCAACACGCTCACGCTGTTCGGCCTGACGCTGGCCACGGGCTTGGTGGTGGACGACGCCATCGTCGTCATCGAGAACGTCGAGCGCGTCATGGAGCAGGAGCGCTTGAACGCCCGCGAGGCCACGGAGCGTGGCATGCGGCAGGTGGCCAGCGCCGTGGTGGCCATCGCGCTGGTGCTCTCGGCGGTGTTCATCCCCGTGGCCTTCTTCCCGGGCACCACGGGCGCCATCTACCGGCAGTTCGCCCTCACGCTGGCCTTCTCCATCGCCCTGTCGGCCCTGTGCGCGCTCACGCTGTCGCCCGCCATGTGCGCCCGGCTGCTCCGTCCGAACCACGGCACCACCAAGTGGCGCGTGTTCCGCTGGGTGGATGACGGGGTGAACGCCCTGCGCAGGGGCTATGACTGGCTGCTGCGGCGGCTGCTGGGGCGGCTGCGCTGGGTGGTGACGGGGGTATTCGTCGTGCTCTTGGGGCTCACCGTCCTGCTCTACCGGATGACGCCCACCGGCTTCATCCCAGACGAGGACCAGGGCTACCTCATCGTCTCCGTGCAAGGCCCGGAGGGCACCTCGCTGGAATACACGCGGCAGATTCTCCTGAAGACCGAAGAGGTGATGAAGAAGCAGCCCGAGGTCGAAGACCTCTTCACCATCGGCGGGTTCTCCTTCCAAGGCAACGGCCCCAACTACGGCACGCTCTTCGTCAGCCTCAAGCCCTGGTCCGAGCGAGAGAAGGAGGAGAACAGCGTGGCCTCCTTGGTGGAGCGGCTGCGAGGCCCCCTGGGAGGCATCGGTGGCGCGCGCGTGCTGCCCTTCCAGCCGCCCGCCATCCGCGGCGTGGGCAGCGTGGGTGGCTTCCAGTTCATCCTCGAGGATCAGCAAGGGGAGCGCTCCCTGGAAGAGCTGGCCGCGGTCACCCAGCAACTGACAGGAGCCGCCAATCAGTCAGAGGCACTCCGCGGCGTGTTCTCCACCTTCACGGCGGACACTCCGCTGCTGGACGTGCAGGTGGACCGGGAGAAGGCCAAGTCCCTGGGCATCTCGCTGGAGAGCCTGTTCTCCACGCTCCAGGTGTACCTGGGCAGCCAGTACGTGAACGACTTCTCCTTCGCCAACCGGGTGTACCGCGTCTACGTGCAGGCGGCGGTTCCCTTCCGGGACGAGCCGAAGGACATCGGGTCCTTCTACGTGCGCGCCGCGGACGGCAGCATGGTGCCCCTGGACAGCCTGGTGACGGTCAAACCCATCACCAGCGCGCAGACCATCCGCCACTACAACATGTTCCGGTCCGCCGAGATCAACGGGCAGCAGGCACCGGGTACCAGCACGGGCGAGGGCCTGGCGGCGATGGAGGAGGTGTCCAGCAAGACACTTCCCCCGGGCTATGCCTATGAGTGGACGGGCATCTCGCTGGAGCAGAAGCAGGCCGGCGGCCAGGTGCTCCTCATCTTCGGCCTGGGCATCGTCTTCGTGTTCCTGGTGCTGGCGGCGCAGTACGAGAGCTATGCGCTGCCGATGGTGGTCATCCTGGCGGTGCCCGTGGCCATCCTGGGAGCGCTGGGCTTTCAGAACCTGAGAGGGCTGCCCAACGACGTGTTCTGCCAGGTAGGACTGGTGATGCTGGTGGGCCTGGCCAGCAAGAACGCCATCCTCATCGTGGAGTTCGCCGAGCAGCTGCGCGGCGAGGGCAAGTCCGTGGTGGATGCGGCGGTGAGCGCCGCGGAGACGCGGCTGCGGCCCATCCTGATGACCTCCATCGCCTTCCTGCTGGGCGTGCTGCCGCTGGTGCTGGCCTCGGGGGCAGGGGCCGCGGCACGCAAGTCCCTGGGGACGGCGGTGTTCGGCGGCATGCTCCTGTCCACCTTCATCAACCTCATCTTCATCCCCGTGCTGTACGTGCTGGTGGAGACCGCGCGCACGCGGGTCCTCAAGCACCGCGAGCACCAGAAGCCCGAAGGCCCGGCCCCCGCCCCCGCTCCTCAAGAGGCATAG
- a CDS encoding DUF4142 domain-containing protein codes for MIWTRGSGRKVLAVAALAALMVGSTAVAKDEQKKEGQRIGEAAAKSDAYLDQLVLFDSKQVAMGELALQRAYDKGVREFAQRLVQDHRQNRSDLMGWAYSKDIELMTVTLTTPMSGVGGSGGENRYDKDMQRADMHMDKDVMKAQMDLDKLGEKKGKDFDKAFLSQVLEDQEKGKKMLGKGEKKFEADPAFTSMIAKTDSLVMAHITEGKSLHHSLK; via the coding sequence ATGATCTGGACGCGTGGAAGTGGTCGGAAGGTGCTGGCGGTTGCCGCGTTGGCTGCCCTGATGGTGGGGTCCACGGCGGTGGCGAAGGATGAGCAGAAGAAGGAAGGGCAGCGCATTGGCGAGGCGGCGGCGAAGAGCGATGCCTATCTGGACCAGCTGGTCCTCTTCGATTCCAAGCAAGTGGCCATGGGCGAGCTGGCGTTGCAGCGAGCGTATGACAAGGGGGTTCGTGAGTTTGCCCAGCGACTGGTGCAGGACCACCGGCAGAATCGAAGCGATCTGATGGGCTGGGCCTACAGCAAGGACATCGAGCTGATGACGGTCACCCTGACCACGCCGATGAGTGGCGTGGGCGGCTCGGGGGGCGAGAATCGCTACGACAAGGACATGCAGCGCGCCGACATGCACATGGACAAGGATGTCATGAAGGCCCAGATGGACCTGGACAAGCTCGGCGAGAAGAAGGGCAAGGACTTCGATAAGGCGTTCCTCTCGCAGGTCCTGGAGGATCAGGAGAAGGGCAAGAAGATGCTGGGCAAGGGGGAGAAGAAGTTCGAGGCAGACCCTGCCTTCACCAGCATGATCGCCAAGACGGATTCCCTTGTCATGGCCCACATCACGGAAGGCAAGAGCCTCCATCATTCGCTGAAGTGA
- a CDS encoding sulfite oxidase heme-binding subunit YedZ: protein MASPPFPWLKPAVLAGGLSPLALLLVQGLQGELGPNVIEVVLNQTGLLALVFLLVSLACTPLKLLFAWTWPLRLRKMLGLMAFTYAVLHFLTYAVVDQGLALGRIFQDITERSFIAVGFIALMLLVPLALTSTNASVRRLGFPTWQRLHRLVYVAAVLGVVHFVWRVKKDLTQPLIFAAVLALLLGIRAVEAVRKRRRTRAATRPA, encoded by the coding sequence ATGGCCTCCCCCCCGTTCCCCTGGCTCAAGCCCGCCGTCCTGGCGGGAGGCTTGAGCCCGCTGGCGCTGCTGCTCGTGCAGGGGCTTCAGGGTGAGCTGGGGCCCAACGTCATCGAGGTGGTGCTCAACCAGACGGGACTCCTGGCACTGGTGTTCTTGCTGGTGTCCCTGGCGTGTACGCCGCTCAAGCTGCTCTTCGCGTGGACGTGGCCCTTGCGGCTGCGAAAGATGTTGGGGCTGATGGCCTTCACCTACGCGGTGCTGCACTTCCTCACCTACGCGGTGGTGGACCAGGGGCTGGCGCTGGGCCGCATCTTCCAGGACATCACCGAGCGAAGCTTCATCGCCGTGGGCTTCATCGCGCTGATGCTGCTGGTGCCCCTCGCGCTGACGTCCACGAATGCGTCCGTGCGGCGCCTGGGCTTCCCCACCTGGCAGCGCCTGCACCGGCTCGTCTACGTGGCGGCCGTGCTGGGCGTGGTGCACTTCGTGTGGCGGGTGAAGAAGGATCTCACCCAGCCGCTGATCTTCGCCGCAGTTCTTGCCCTGCTCCTGGGCATCCGGGCCGTGGAGGCCGTGCGCAAGCGGCGCCGGACCCGCGCCGCGACCCGTCCCGCCTGA
- the msrP gene encoding protein-methionine-sulfoxide reductase catalytic subunit MsrP: MSDKKAPQPPESEVTPETLYRRRREFIKNAGLFLGTAAVVSGGLYLLSPKRTRPGETPPPSGSEGNQGAAEPPAAEAQAAPKSLGPYDTDEAQTPYKDVTSYNNFYEFGLDKGDPAQNAHTLKPRPWTVVVDGEVNKPQTVDIDQLTSWFPPEERIYRMRCVEAWSMVIPWLGIPLGELIKRVEPTSRAKYVAFTTLEDPEQMPGQKRRVLDWPYVEGLRLDEALHPLALLATGLYGKALPPQNGAPLRLVVPWKYGFKGIKSIVRITLTERQPPTTWNLAASNEYGFYANVNPAVDHPRWSQATERRIGEFRRRPTLPFNGYAEQVASLYAGLDLRENY, from the coding sequence ATGTCCGACAAGAAGGCGCCTCAGCCCCCTGAGTCCGAAGTGACCCCCGAGACGCTCTACCGGCGGCGCCGCGAGTTCATCAAGAACGCGGGCCTCTTCCTCGGGACGGCCGCGGTCGTGAGCGGAGGCCTCTACCTGCTGAGCCCGAAGCGCACCCGGCCCGGCGAGACACCGCCGCCTTCCGGCTCAGAAGGCAATCAAGGGGCCGCCGAGCCGCCTGCCGCCGAAGCCCAGGCTGCCCCGAAGTCCCTGGGGCCCTACGACACCGACGAGGCGCAGACCCCTTATAAGGACGTCACTTCCTACAACAACTTCTACGAGTTCGGGCTCGACAAGGGGGATCCGGCTCAGAACGCCCATACGCTCAAGCCGAGGCCCTGGACCGTCGTGGTGGACGGCGAGGTGAACAAGCCGCAGACGGTGGACATTGATCAGCTCACCTCCTGGTTTCCGCCGGAAGAGCGTATCTACCGGATGCGCTGTGTGGAGGCCTGGTCCATGGTCATTCCCTGGCTGGGCATTCCGCTGGGGGAACTGATCAAGCGCGTGGAGCCCACGAGCCGGGCGAAGTACGTGGCCTTCACCACCCTGGAGGATCCGGAGCAGATGCCCGGGCAGAAGCGCCGCGTGCTGGACTGGCCCTACGTGGAAGGACTGCGCCTGGACGAGGCGCTCCATCCGCTGGCCCTCCTGGCCACGGGCCTCTATGGCAAGGCGCTGCCGCCCCAGAACGGTGCGCCCCTGCGGCTGGTGGTGCCCTGGAAGTACGGTTTCAAGGGCATCAAGTCCATCGTCCGCATCACGCTCACCGAGCGTCAGCCGCCCACCACGTGGAACCTCGCAGCCTCCAACGAGTACGGCTTCTACGCGAACGTGAACCCGGCGGTGGACCACCCGCGCTGGAGCCAGGCCACCGAGCGGCGCATTGGCGAGTTCCGCCGCCGCCCCACGCTGCCCTTCAACGGCTACGCGGAGCAGGTTGCCTCCCTCTACGCGGGCCTGGACCTGCGCGAGAACTACTGA
- a CDS encoding fatty acid desaturase encodes MSARADHGPWGVPIALFILGAWVGHLVWLLSDGGPSWSSPLAWVHILVQGYLCTGLFITGHDAMHGTVSRRRWLNDAVGTTACFLFAGLSYHRLVVNHRAHHADPTSESDPDFSTRTQSFWPWLGTFMVRYATVIQFCVMALKFNILWWLGVEQWRIWLFWVVPAVLGTFQLFYFGTYVPHRRPETPEMAPHHARTLPRNHWVAMLSCYFFSYHWEHHEAPSTPWWALWRVKDARASVTDARPAA; translated from the coding sequence ATGAGCGCTCGCGCCGACCATGGCCCCTGGGGGGTTCCCATCGCGCTGTTCATTCTCGGCGCTTGGGTAGGACACCTCGTCTGGTTGCTCTCGGATGGAGGACCCTCTTGGTCCTCCCCGCTCGCTTGGGTGCACATCCTGGTGCAGGGCTACCTGTGCACGGGCCTCTTCATCACCGGCCATGACGCGATGCACGGCACGGTGAGCCGCCGCCGGTGGCTGAACGACGCGGTGGGGACAACGGCCTGCTTCCTCTTCGCGGGGCTCTCGTACCACCGGCTGGTGGTGAACCACCGCGCCCACCATGCGGACCCCACGAGTGAGAGCGATCCCGACTTCTCGACCCGCACCCAATCCTTCTGGCCGTGGCTGGGCACCTTCATGGTTCGCTACGCCACGGTGATTCAGTTCTGCGTGATGGCGTTGAAGTTCAACATCCTGTGGTGGCTGGGCGTGGAGCAGTGGCGCATCTGGCTCTTCTGGGTGGTGCCCGCGGTGCTGGGCACCTTCCAGCTTTTCTACTTCGGCACCTACGTGCCCCACCGCCGCCCGGAGACCCCGGAGATGGCGCCCCACCACGCCCGCACCCTGCCGCGCAACCACTGGGTGGCCATGCTCTCGTGCTACTTCTTCAGCTACCACTGGGAGCACCACGAAGCGCCCTCCACCCCCTGGTGGGCGCTGTGGCGCGTCAAGGATGCGCGGGCCTCGGTAACCGATGCACGGCCTGCCGCGTAA